The following proteins come from a genomic window of Populus nigra chromosome 6, ddPopNigr1.1, whole genome shotgun sequence:
- the LOC133697287 gene encoding serine/threonine protein phosphatase 2A 57 kDa regulatory subunit B' theta isoform-like, which translates to MLKQILSKLPRKSSKSTANRDHSGNHAANSNASSGSRSSGGKSANSSISSIAVNSSAPDVAIHHGVNSKLNGALGFSQYEGLPGFKDVPNSEKQSLFIKKLNMCCFLFDFTDPTKNLKEKETKRQTLLELVDYVTSISGKFSETAMQEVMKMVSANLFRTFTPQPRENKVIDGVDLEEDEPSMDSAWPHLQIVYELFLRFVSSTETDAKLAKRYIDQPFVRKLLDLFDSEDPREREYLKTILHRIYGKFMVHRPFIRKSINNIFYQFIFETEKYNGIAELLEILGSIINGFALPLKEEHKMFLVRAMIPLHKPRCLAMYHQQLSYCITQFVEKDCKLADTVIQGLLKYWPVTNSSKEVMFLNELEEVLEATQPSEFQRCIVPLFQQLARCLNSSHFQVAERALFLWNNDPIENLIIQNRKVILPIIFPALEKNARNHWNQAVRSLTLNVRKIFEDLDHELFNECLLKFQEDEKKEVEIKARSEAAWKRLEEIAAQKTASDDTVVVPC; encoded by the exons atgCTCAAACAAATACTTAGTAAGCTTCCGCGAAAGTCGTCTAAGTCAACTGCAAATCGTGACCACAGTGGTAATCATGCAGCCAATTCAAATGCTTCTAGTGGCTCAAGAAGTAGTGGTGGCAAGTCCGCCAATTCAAGCATCTCTTCCATAGCAGTAAATAGTTCTGCCCCAGATGTAGCAATTCATCATGGAGTGAATTCGAAGTTGAATGGAGCTTTAGGGTTTTCTCAGTATGAAGGACTGCCTGGATTCAAGGATGTTCCGAACTCTGAGAAGCagagtttgtttattaaaaagttGAACATGTGTTGTTTCTTATTTGACTTTACTGATCCTACGAAGAACCTCAAGGAAAAGGAGACAAAGCGACAGACGTTACTGGAGTTGGTGGATTATGTAACTTCCATTAGTGGTAAATTCTCTGAAACTGCTATGCAAGAGGTTATGAAAATGGTGTCTGCAAACTTGTTTCGGACATTCACCCCTCAACCACGTGAGAACAAAGTTATAGATGGTGTTGATTTGGAGGAAGATGAGCCTTCAATGGATTCAGCATGGCCGCATTTGCAAATTGTGTATGAACTTTTCTTAAGGTTTGTATCTTCTACCGAGACAGATGCAAAATTGGCAAAAAGATATATCGATCAACCCTTTGTTCGTAAGTTGCTGGACTTATTTGACTCTGAAGATCCCAGAGAAAGGGAATACTTgaaaacaattcttcaccgcATCTATGGAAAATTCATGGTGCATCGTCCATTCATCAGGAAATCTATCAATAACATTTTCTATCAGTTTATTTTTGAGACTGAGAAGTACAATGGTATTGCTGAGCTTTTAGAAATTCTGGGCAGTATCATTAATGGGTTTGCTCTGCCATTGaaagaagaacataaaatgtTTCTTGTTCGTGCTATGATTCCTCTGCACAAGCCAAGATGCTTAGCGATGTATCACCAACAATTATCTTACTGCATTACACAGTTTGTGGAGAAAGACTGCAAGCTTGCTGATACTGTAATACAGGGATTGTTGAAGTACTGGCCTGTCACTAATAGTTCAAAGGAAGTCATGTTCCTAAATGAGCTGGAGGAGGTTTTAGAAGCAACCCAGCCATCGGAATTCCAGCGCTGCATAGTGCCCCTGTTTCAGCAACTTGCTCGGTGTTTGAACAGTTCACACTTTCAG GTGGCAGAGAGAGCATTGTTCTTGTGGAACAATGATCCCATCGAGAACTTGATCATACAAAATCGCAAGGTTATACTACCCATAATCTTTCCTGCTCTGGAGAAAAATGCTAGAAACCACTGGAATCAAGCTGTCCGTAGCTTGACTTTAAATGTACGCAAGATCTTTGAAGATCTTGATCATGAGCTGTTCAATGAATGCCTACTAAAGTTTCAGGAAGATGAAAAGAAGGAAGTTGAAATTAAAGCAAGAAGTGAAGCTGCATGGAAACGGTTAGAAGAGATTGCTGCTCAGAAAACTGCAAGTGATGACACGGTGGTTGTTCCTTGCTAA